The following are from one region of the Ktedonobacteraceae bacterium genome:
- a CDS encoding DUF6584 family protein: MAQTMLREYLQKTEDAISAGHIDEAMSRCQYLLTYFPDALEVQRLLGEVYMAQGHLEDAQQIFDWILTNDPENVIVYCDRALMSERMSDVETALDCYQQAYELSRANPQIRQEFNQLSTKSGQPGFMFSRAGLARLYMRGDLLVQAIQEWEAVLANSPNRLDARTGLLEAYWREGLYDQVEQLATQILDEIPGCVKALLLLAHVTAPQNFERSKTLVQQARQLDPEMNMASNLFSELAANHSRDPFLMLLKQEPIVLPEANGVSAPVVASSVANTSEANGSISPVPASDSSRNWHNMESWSELDTLSMPQQEMPAIQGSSSFATWSGNNIQNADQWNPMNAAHMNTAQPNQTGEESWQEPQAFDEDFDPAILEQQPWYQAEQMQSSTPPEAASTWDNLSPINRAEPAATDTWQSNIQGTDLPTPPVWLDMLTRGDRTHSSEPAPSSPLQSDNIQEQEEYASTTRQESEPDLAAQAPWEQYSEAPTKQKEEPIFFSSDDKDDDTSWPEWLKSLGAATLDEPPAEEPIATVPESRDISLPEPWSATPASEAQPEPEEPAAPVSQALSEEEKQYLATMENLERDLHNQGFVPLEPGMLSAIAPEPGQEEPSLSSALAQLANFAPSYQSDQANAPITAGEREEVAQPFEITEPTSERPAAGDQPQPVEPLWAAEARETVHEQLADAMISPPPLQQQPALQPTAQAETPQESHPAAETETLSQPISGAAQEQKLQATPAPDVEAAPGQAFAPAASANTASAEENVLRPAYRADSLLEDELETTMKRPAIRLQPMQKSGARADISPALKGRSGERGTGSKMPEGELSNKERLLKGYQYQLAGAYDDAMHEYRIIIRNAPELIGEVVSNLRALLKLAPKYSAGYRVLGDAYMRQGEYLQAMEAYNKALTMAKKARGQS, from the coding sequence ATGGCACAAACAATGCTTCGCGAATACTTGCAGAAGACCGAAGATGCCATTAGCGCCGGACATATTGATGAAGCCATGAGCAGGTGCCAGTACCTTCTCACCTATTTTCCCGACGCACTCGAAGTGCAACGCCTCCTTGGTGAGGTGTACATGGCGCAAGGACATCTTGAGGACGCGCAACAGATCTTCGATTGGATTCTCACCAACGATCCAGAGAATGTCATTGTGTACTGTGATCGCGCCTTAATGAGCGAGCGGATGTCTGATGTTGAAACTGCTCTCGATTGCTACCAGCAGGCATACGAACTGAGCCGCGCTAACCCGCAAATTCGCCAGGAATTTAACCAGTTGAGTACCAAAAGCGGCCAGCCCGGGTTTATGTTCTCACGCGCAGGGCTGGCGCGGCTCTATATGCGTGGCGATCTTCTCGTTCAGGCCATCCAGGAATGGGAGGCAGTGCTTGCCAATTCGCCCAATCGCCTCGACGCTCGCACCGGCCTGCTCGAAGCATATTGGCGCGAGGGACTCTATGACCAGGTAGAACAGCTGGCTACGCAAATTCTGGATGAAATACCCGGCTGTGTCAAAGCCCTGCTGCTGCTTGCTCATGTCACCGCACCACAAAACTTCGAGCGTTCTAAAACACTGGTACAGCAGGCCAGGCAGCTTGATCCTGAGATGAACATGGCCTCCAACCTTTTTAGCGAGCTGGCCGCTAATCACTCCCGCGATCCATTCCTGATGTTGCTCAAACAAGAACCCATCGTCTTGCCGGAAGCGAATGGAGTCTCTGCTCCTGTCGTCGCCTCATCCGTGGCCAATACTAGTGAGGCTAATGGCTCTATCAGTCCTGTTCCAGCTTCCGATTCCTCTCGCAACTGGCACAATATGGAAAGCTGGAGCGAACTCGATACGCTGTCAATGCCTCAACAAGAAATGCCGGCGATTCAAGGATCGTCTTCTTTCGCCACCTGGTCGGGAAACAACATTCAAAATGCCGACCAGTGGAACCCGATGAACGCGGCCCATATGAATACAGCACAGCCGAATCAAACTGGCGAGGAAAGCTGGCAAGAGCCACAGGCATTCGATGAGGACTTTGATCCAGCAATTCTCGAACAGCAGCCATGGTACCAGGCAGAGCAAATGCAATCCTCGACGCCCCCAGAAGCTGCCAGTACGTGGGATAATCTCAGCCCTATCAACCGTGCCGAACCGGCTGCTACAGATACCTGGCAGTCTAACATCCAGGGAACCGATTTGCCAACGCCTCCTGTCTGGCTTGACATGCTTACAAGGGGTGATCGTACCCACTCTAGTGAGCCGGCGCCGTCATCTCCGCTTCAGTCTGATAACATTCAGGAGCAGGAAGAGTACGCATCTACGACCCGGCAAGAATCAGAACCAGACCTTGCCGCTCAAGCCCCATGGGAACAATACTCCGAGGCTCCAACGAAGCAGAAAGAAGAGCCTATTTTCTTCTCATCTGACGACAAGGATGACGATACCAGCTGGCCCGAATGGCTGAAATCGCTGGGGGCCGCAACTCTGGACGAACCACCAGCAGAGGAACCCATTGCTACTGTACCTGAATCGCGCGATATATCCTTGCCAGAGCCATGGAGTGCTACACCGGCCTCAGAGGCACAGCCTGAACCTGAGGAACCGGCTGCACCAGTTAGCCAGGCTCTTTCTGAAGAGGAAAAGCAGTACCTCGCTACTATGGAAAACCTGGAGCGTGACCTGCACAACCAGGGCTTTGTTCCATTGGAACCCGGCATGCTTTCCGCTATCGCGCCGGAGCCTGGGCAGGAGGAGCCTTCGCTCTCATCGGCACTGGCGCAACTTGCCAATTTCGCGCCGTCCTATCAATCAGATCAAGCGAATGCACCAATCACAGCCGGCGAACGTGAGGAGGTGGCACAACCGTTTGAGATCACTGAACCAACTTCTGAACGGCCTGCAGCCGGTGACCAGCCACAGCCCGTTGAGCCGTTATGGGCGGCAGAAGCCCGCGAGACAGTCCATGAGCAACTGGCCGATGCAATGATTTCACCGCCACCTCTGCAACAGCAGCCGGCGCTCCAGCCAACTGCCCAGGCTGAAACACCGCAAGAATCTCATCCGGCTGCCGAAACGGAAACTCTTTCTCAACCCATTTCAGGCGCGGCCCAGGAGCAGAAGCTTCAAGCAACGCCGGCGCCGGATGTGGAAGCAGCGCCAGGACAGGCTTTCGCACCTGCTGCCAGCGCCAATACCGCCTCAGCAGAAGAAAACGTACTCAGACCTGCCTATCGTGCCGATTCGCTGCTCGAAGATGAACTGGAGACAACGATGAAGCGACCGGCGATCCGCCTGCAGCCGATGCAGAAGTCGGGAGCGCGCGCCGATATCTCTCCTGCCCTTAAGGGGCGTAGCGGAGAGCGCGGAACCGGCAGCAAGATGCCAGAGGGTGAGTTGAGCAATAAAGAGCGCCTGTTGAAAGGCTATCAATATCAACTGGCAGGTGCGTATGACGATGCTATGCATGAATATCGCATCATCATACGCAACGCCCCTGAACTCATTGGCGAGGTGGTCAGCAACCTGCGCGCATTGCTCAAACTGGCCCCCAAATACTCAGCCGGATATCGTGTACTGGGCGATGCTTATATGCGACAGGGAGAGTATTTACAGGCCATGGAGGCTTATAACAAAGCGCTCACGATGGCGAAAAAGGCAAGAGGGCAGAGCTAA
- a CDS encoding pitrilysin family protein, producing the protein MNYQRTTLPNGLRLLTASMPGMRSASIAFFFTVGSRYESDEQAGISHFIEHMLFKGTQHYPTARLISEAIEGVGGVFNGSTGKELTNYIARVPGEHVEPVMRVLADMVRRPLFDPLEIEKERAVILEELSSTRDEPQEWVNLLIDETMWPGLPLGRDDAGFEKTVEKITRKQMLAYLDEYYRPNSLIISVAGNIEHTHIIQLVEELFGDWQARDHRHWAESLPPGDAIPVAMIQKETEQVNLCLGTLGIAYSSRDYYPFLLINAILGDGMSSRLFQNIREEKGLAYDIGSYFNSYYETGNFVVSAGVDPSQVEPAIQAIVDALTELCETPVPVDELERIKAYVRGNMVLGLEGTQQVASWLGSQECLRGRVIDIDETVEYIDAVTPQDIQRIAQSCFAPEWRRLALIGPDDLPRAERLTQLLKGGD; encoded by the coding sequence ATGAACTACCAGCGAACAACGCTACCCAATGGACTTCGCCTACTGACCGCTTCAATGCCGGGTATGCGCTCTGCCAGTATCGCTTTCTTTTTTACCGTAGGCTCTCGCTATGAGTCAGATGAACAAGCAGGAATCTCGCACTTTATCGAGCATATGCTCTTCAAAGGCACGCAGCATTATCCTACCGCCCGGCTCATTTCAGAAGCGATTGAAGGCGTAGGGGGCGTTTTCAATGGCAGTACAGGGAAAGAATTGACAAACTATATCGCACGCGTACCCGGCGAACATGTAGAGCCGGTCATGCGCGTCCTGGCGGATATGGTGCGCAGGCCGCTCTTCGACCCGCTTGAAATCGAGAAAGAGCGCGCAGTCATTCTCGAAGAACTCAGTTCCACGCGAGACGAACCGCAGGAATGGGTGAACTTGCTGATCGATGAAACGATGTGGCCGGGCCTGCCGCTGGGACGCGATGACGCTGGATTTGAGAAAACGGTCGAAAAGATCACACGCAAACAAATGCTTGCTTACCTCGACGAATACTATCGACCCAACTCTCTCATCATCAGCGTGGCCGGAAATATCGAACACACGCACATTATTCAGCTGGTGGAAGAGCTTTTTGGAGACTGGCAAGCCCGCGATCATAGGCACTGGGCGGAGAGCCTGCCACCAGGGGATGCAATACCTGTTGCTATGATACAAAAAGAAACAGAGCAAGTTAATCTCTGCCTTGGAACATTAGGAATAGCCTATTCTTCTCGCGACTATTATCCTTTTCTGTTAATTAATGCTATTCTAGGGGATGGAATGAGTTCGCGGCTCTTCCAGAATATTCGTGAAGAGAAAGGACTCGCCTACGATATCGGTAGCTATTTTAACAGCTACTATGAGACCGGCAACTTTGTAGTAAGCGCGGGGGTAGACCCATCGCAAGTTGAGCCGGCTATTCAGGCCATTGTAGACGCACTGACAGAACTGTGTGAGACTCCGGTTCCTGTTGATGAACTTGAACGGATCAAGGCGTATGTACGCGGGAACATGGTATTAGGATTAGAGGGCACGCAACAGGTAGCCTCCTGGCTGGGAAGTCAGGAATGCCTGCGCGGCCGTGTTATAGATATCGATGAAACAGTAGAGTACATCGACGCCGTAACGCCACAAGATATTCAACGCATAGCGCAAAGCTGTTTTGCTCCCGAATGGCGGCGCCTGGCTCTTATCGGGCCAGACGATTTACCACGAGCAGAACGTCTTACCCAACTGCTGAAAGGTGGGGACTGA
- a CDS encoding zinc ribbon domain-containing protein, translated as MATCTSCGHDVTGKKFCPECGTPVQPTGAGTGASNTAATSTCPRCSGTVKAGAAFCMHCGSSLSPQVATATAQSQSQPLTQTCVACGTEVPTSNAFCTNCGQSMHAPATQVATAAPAPAFCTNCGRQNNPGVKFCAGCGSPIATGTPAPQTAYGQTGQYPQSQPYSQPYGQPQYQPYQQQPYQQQPYQQQPYQQQYGQPQYNPQYQQQYGQAGYQQQPMVGQQPMVLRCPTCMAMAPVGTPNCPGCHTSLAGIVPTPSYTPMQGQQGGFGGMLQGDGGKYAMGALGGAAAIIGGEMLMHGIERDFERDRYERRDEGDGLLGGLGDLANDIGLF; from the coding sequence ATGGCAACCTGTACTTCTTGCGGCCATGATGTTACCGGTAAAAAGTTTTGTCCAGAATGCGGCACACCAGTACAGCCAACAGGAGCCGGCACGGGCGCGAGCAATACCGCCGCAACCAGCACCTGCCCGCGCTGTAGTGGAACGGTGAAAGCGGGGGCCGCGTTCTGTATGCATTGCGGCTCATCATTGAGTCCACAGGTCGCGACTGCCACCGCACAATCTCAATCCCAACCCCTCACGCAGACCTGCGTCGCATGCGGTACAGAAGTTCCAACCAGTAATGCTTTCTGTACGAATTGTGGGCAGAGTATGCATGCTCCGGCTACACAGGTTGCGACGGCAGCGCCGGCGCCCGCCTTTTGCACGAACTGCGGGCGACAAAATAATCCTGGCGTGAAGTTCTGCGCGGGATGTGGCAGCCCTATAGCCACGGGCACTCCTGCTCCCCAAACCGCCTATGGGCAAACCGGGCAATATCCGCAGTCACAGCCCTATTCCCAACCATATGGCCAGCCACAGTACCAACCGTACCAGCAGCAGCCTTATCAACAGCAACCCTACCAACAACAGCCGTACCAGCAACAATATGGACAACCGCAATATAACCCCCAGTACCAGCAACAGTATGGTCAGGCAGGCTACCAGCAACAGCCCATGGTTGGGCAGCAACCGATGGTGCTGCGCTGCCCAACATGCATGGCAATGGCTCCGGTTGGAACTCCCAACTGCCCCGGTTGCCACACCAGCCTGGCAGGAATTGTCCCAACGCCCTCATACACACCAATGCAAGGGCAACAGGGGGGATTCGGCGGTATGTTGCAGGGAGATGGCGGGAAATACGCCATGGGCGCCCTCGGCGGTGCTGCCGCTATCATTGGCGGCGAAATGCTGATGCATGGAATAGAACGCGACTTCGAGCGGGATAGATACGAACGCCGCGACGAGGGAGATGGACTGCTTGGTGGGCTTGGCGATCTGGCCAACGACATCGGCCTGTTCTAA
- a CDS encoding sigma-70 family RNA polymerase sigma factor, with protein sequence MAIVDPTSDVFSSILAAPAVFPATAQELETHLDTFLVTSTSKRDTEPLVADPSIEDMEDTLLDETDDIGENEVLEELTLRERRTRSASTRTAQGSEDAFQSYLRDIRGLGLLTHAEEIELARSAAAGDEMARRKLIESNLRLVIAIARRYTSTGVPLIDLIQEGNLGLMRAAEKFDYRRGCHFGTYATWWIRQAVSRAAGEQSRLIHLPEHVATRLRKVRRVAAQLSQENGLDPLPEQIAEACNINLEEVVDLLGIIEQPVSLDAPVDDEARYSLADTLEDSAAPAPAETASQHLLGEELHRALALLTPRERAVITLRYGIGDGRSRTLLEVGKELGISRERVRQLEVVALMKLRGISGNAALRECV encoded by the coding sequence ATGGCAATAGTCGATCCTACGAGCGATGTTTTTAGTTCTATACTGGCTGCGCCCGCGGTATTCCCTGCGACCGCTCAAGAATTGGAAACCCATCTGGATACATTCCTGGTTACATCCACTTCTAAGCGCGATACTGAACCTCTGGTTGCAGATCCTTCTATAGAAGATATGGAAGACACGCTGCTTGATGAAACTGATGATATTGGTGAAAATGAAGTACTGGAAGAACTAACTTTACGCGAACGGCGCACGCGGTCGGCGAGTACTCGCACAGCGCAAGGCTCTGAGGATGCTTTTCAGAGCTACCTGCGCGATATTCGTGGCCTGGGTCTACTCACCCACGCCGAGGAAATCGAACTGGCTCGTAGCGCCGCAGCCGGTGATGAAATGGCGCGCCGCAAGCTGATCGAATCAAACCTGCGCCTGGTCATCGCCATCGCGCGCCGCTATACCAGCACGGGCGTCCCACTTATCGATCTTATTCAAGAGGGCAATCTGGGGCTCATGCGCGCCGCGGAGAAATTTGATTACCGCCGCGGCTGCCATTTCGGCACCTATGCCACGTGGTGGATTCGCCAGGCAGTCAGCCGCGCAGCAGGCGAACAATCGCGCCTGATCCACCTGCCAGAACACGTAGCCACACGCCTGCGGAAAGTACGACGGGTTGCCGCCCAGCTATCACAGGAGAACGGCCTTGATCCGTTGCCCGAGCAAATTGCAGAGGCATGCAACATCAATCTGGAAGAAGTTGTTGATTTGCTTGGTATCATTGAGCAGCCAGTTTCACTGGATGCGCCTGTCGATGATGAGGCGCGCTACTCCCTGGCCGATACATTGGAAGACAGCGCGGCTCCAGCCCCGGCAGAAACCGCCTCGCAACACCTGCTCGGCGAAGAACTACATCGCGCACTTGCGCTACTTACACCCCGCGAACGTGCGGTGATTACTCTCCGCTATGGCATTGGCGATGGACGCAGCCGCACCTTGCTTGAGGTTGGCAAAGAACTGGGCATCTCCCGCGAACGTGTGCGCCAGCTTGAGGTGGTAGCCCTCATGAAGTTGCGCGGTATTAGCGGGAACGCTGCTTTGAGAGAGTGCGTGTGA